The following coding sequences lie in one Deinococcus detaillensis genomic window:
- the map gene encoding type I methionyl aminopeptidase yields the protein MSKVALKSAREIELMRRAGALVAETFRVLEPYVVPGASLQDLDKMAEDFIRSHGAIPAYVGYGPRNNPFPGTICASVNEVICHGIPTPRKLREGDIIGVDIGVKMNGVYGDACYTYTVGAVAPNVQKLVDATRASLSAALEVVKPGARLGDIGAMIQATAEPRGFSVVREYTGHGVGYRLHEDPTVPHVGRAGTGMKISAGMVFTIEPMINMGRPETKLLADGWTVVTADGKPSAQFEHTLVVTPTGYDVLTL from the coding sequence ATGAGCAAAGTTGCCCTCAAATCCGCCCGCGAAATAGAACTGATGCGCCGCGCGGGGGCGCTCGTCGCGGAGACGTTCCGAGTGCTGGAGCCTTATGTGGTGCCGGGTGCCAGCCTCCAAGACCTCGACAAGATGGCCGAGGACTTCATCCGGTCACATGGAGCCATTCCGGCGTATGTCGGCTACGGCCCGCGCAACAATCCGTTTCCCGGCACCATCTGCGCTTCAGTCAACGAAGTGATCTGTCACGGCATCCCCACCCCCCGCAAGCTGAGGGAGGGAGACATCATCGGCGTGGACATCGGCGTCAAGATGAACGGGGTTTACGGAGATGCCTGTTACACCTACACGGTGGGCGCGGTGGCCCCCAATGTTCAAAAGTTGGTGGACGCCACCAGAGCCAGCCTCAGTGCGGCACTGGAAGTGGTCAAGCCTGGCGCGCGGCTGGGCGACATCGGCGCGATGATTCAGGCCACCGCCGAGCCGCGCGGCTTCTCGGTGGTGCGCGAGTACACCGGCCACGGCGTCGGCTACCGACTGCACGAAGACCCCACCGTGCCGCATGTGGGCCGTGCCGGAACCGGCATGAAAATCAGCGCCGGAATGGTGTTTACCATCGAGCCGATGATCAATATGGGCCGCCCCGAAACCAAATTGCTGGCCGACGGCTGGACAGTGGTGACGGCAGACGGCAAGCCCAGCGCTCAGTTCGAACACACCTTGGTGGTCACGCCGACCGGTTACGACGTGCTGACGCTCTAA
- the msrP gene encoding protein-methionine-sulfoxide reductase catalytic subunit MsrP has product MTKLPPEQTPKSAESEKTPNPRREFLRSAGIFTGTVAALGGGLELLSRKPGAEAQALPDLIGQAKRPLGPYDAKDAVTPYEQATTYNNFYEFGTDKADPARMAASLRTRPWTVKLDGEVKKAQTVDIDTLQSWFPLEDRIYRMRCVEGWSMVMPWLGFPLAGLIRRMDPTGKAKYVQFTSLLDTKQFPGQRSSVLTWPYMEALRIDEALNPLAFMAVGLNGRALPGQNGAPLRLVVPWKYGFKGIKSIVQITLTEKQPKTTWSIAAPDEYGFYANVNPKVDHPRWSQATERRIGELGRRPTLMFNGYADQVASLYSGLDLKKNF; this is encoded by the coding sequence ATGACCAAATTGCCCCCTGAACAAACCCCCAAAAGCGCTGAGAGCGAAAAGACCCCCAACCCCCGCCGCGAGTTTTTGCGCAGCGCTGGCATCTTCACCGGCACGGTGGCGGCCCTCGGCGGCGGCTTGGAACTGCTCAGCCGCAAGCCCGGCGCGGAAGCCCAGGCCCTGCCTGATTTGATCGGCCAAGCCAAGCGCCCGCTGGGGCCGTATGACGCCAAAGATGCGGTGACGCCGTATGAACAGGCCACCACTTACAACAACTTTTACGAGTTCGGCACCGACAAAGCCGACCCCGCCCGCATGGCCGCCAGCCTCAGGACACGCCCTTGGACCGTCAAACTCGACGGCGAAGTCAAGAAGGCGCAGACAGTAGACATCGACACCTTGCAGTCGTGGTTTCCTTTGGAAGACCGAATTTACCGGATGCGCTGCGTGGAAGGCTGGTCAATGGTGATGCCTTGGTTGGGCTTTCCGCTGGCTGGCCTGATTCGCCGGATGGATCCTACTGGCAAAGCCAAGTATGTGCAGTTCACTTCGCTGCTCGACACCAAGCAGTTTCCGGGCCAGCGCTCCAGCGTGCTGACCTGGCCTTATATGGAAGCTTTGCGGATTGACGAAGCCCTCAACCCGCTGGCGTTTATGGCGGTGGGCCTGAACGGTCGGGCCTTGCCCGGTCAAAACGGCGCTCCGCTGCGGCTGGTGGTGCCGTGGAAGTACGGCTTCAAAGGCATCAAATCCATCGTGCAGATTACCCTCACCGAAAAGCAGCCCAAGACCACTTGGAGCATCGCCGCGCCCGACGAGTACGGTTTTTACGCCAACGTCAATCCCAAAGTGGATCACCCACGCTGGAGTCAGGCCACCGAGCGCCGCATCGGTGAACTGGGCCGCCGACCCACCTTGATGTTCAACGGCTACGCCGATCAAGTCGCCTCGCTGTATTCGGGCCTCGACTTGAAGAAGAACTTCTAG
- a CDS encoding protein-methionine-sulfoxide reductase heme-binding subunit MsrQ, which translates to MSKATPSPTSSGAATAARPVPRRKVSKFGGLGPGIVVGGLVPMAVMLWDAQTGALGANPVQRLQLQTGVLSLALLILSLAATPLRLVTGWTWPARVRKALGLLAFLYATLHVLVYLVDKGLLNGDFGLATVVDDVVKRPFITVGFTAWLLLIPLALTSFKGSVKKLGFARWTTLHKLVYFVVALGVVHYWWGVKKDHTEPLIYGLVAATLLALRVIFKDFRSKKKAGGMGKTATPEN; encoded by the coding sequence ATGTCAAAAGCCACTCCCTCCCCCACCAGTTCCGGCGCGGCCACTGCGGCCAGACCCGTGCCACGCCGCAAAGTCAGTAAATTTGGTGGCCTCGGCCCCGGCATCGTGGTGGGCGGCTTGGTGCCGATGGCCGTGATGCTCTGGGACGCCCAGACCGGAGCGCTGGGAGCCAATCCGGTTCAGCGCTTACAACTGCAAACCGGCGTGCTCTCGCTGGCGCTGCTGATTCTCTCGCTGGCCGCCACTCCGCTGAGGCTCGTCACCGGCTGGACATGGCCCGCCCGCGTGCGCAAAGCGCTGGGGCTGCTGGCCTTTTTGTACGCCACTTTGCACGTGCTGGTGTATCTGGTGGACAAGGGCCTGCTCAACGGCGACTTCGGCCTGGCAACCGTAGTAGACGACGTGGTCAAGCGTCCCTTCATCACGGTGGGCTTCACGGCGTGGCTGCTGCTGATTCCCCTGGCACTGACCAGTTTCAAGGGTTCAGTCAAGAAGCTCGGTTTTGCCCGCTGGACGACGCTGCACAAACTGGTGTATTTCGTGGTGGCACTAGGAGTGGTGCATTACTGGTGGGGTGTCAAAAAAGACCACACCGAGCCGCTGATTTACGGCTTGGTGGCGGCCACGCTGTTGGCGCTCCGGGTCATTTTCAAGGACTTCAGGAGTAAGAAGAAGGCAGGCGGCATGGGGAAAACGGCAACACCCGAAAATTGA
- a CDS encoding DUF4259 domain-containing protein: MNTWGTAAFDNDAAKMFIGEVLEDGAFALQEAFEVVLDPDTDFVAEEEGARAVAAAETLAAHLSGDTATIFDAALRDWLSGLQTGELEPMRELANEALGRVAGPDSDLPEFWTNTEGGEVWFGNVARLREVLG, translated from the coding sequence ATGAACACCTGGGGAACTGCCGCCTTTGACAACGACGCGGCCAAAATGTTTATTGGGGAAGTTTTGGAAGACGGCGCGTTTGCGCTTCAAGAAGCCTTTGAAGTCGTCCTCGACCCCGATACCGACTTCGTGGCCGAGGAGGAGGGTGCGAGGGCCGTCGCCGCCGCCGAGACTCTGGCTGCCCACCTCAGCGGTGACACGGCCACCATTTTTGACGCCGCCCTGCGCGACTGGCTCTCGGGCTTGCAGACCGGTGAGCTAGAGCCGATGCGCGAGCTGGCCAATGAAGCGCTAGGCCGTGTCGCTGGCCCCGACTCGGACTTGCCAGAATTTTGGACCAATACCGAAGGCGGCGAAGTTTGGTTCGGAAACGTGGCGCGGCTGCGGGAAGTGCTGGGGTAA
- the ispG gene encoding flavodoxin-dependent (E)-4-hydroxy-3-methylbut-2-enyl-diphosphate synthase encodes MTLSSPKRRRTVTANVGGVLIGSEHPVAVQSMTNTDTANAEATAIQVAQLARAGSELVRVTVNTREAAAAVPEVISRLSEVGLSVPIVGDFHYNGHILLREFPETARLLAKYRINPGNVGAGQHHDANFATMIEVAKEFDKPVRIGVNWGSLDQQVLARLMDANASKGSPKSGTDVMIDAMVVSALESAHYAEELGLAHDKILISVKVSSAPELWQVYRQLAAECDYPLHLGLTEAGMGMKGMVASSVALAPLLMEGIGDTIRVSLTPEPGASRKLEVEVAQQILQSLGIRQFLPQVTSCPGCGRTTSIFFQELAQKIQDYIRDTMPTWKTKYAGVEEMQVAVMGCIVNGPGESKHANIGISLPGTGEDPRAPVYQDGKLLTTLRGPRIAEEFQELMEAYVERRYGVGVEV; translated from the coding sequence ATGACGCTTTCTTCTCCCAAACGCCGCCGTACCGTCACCGCCAACGTGGGCGGCGTGCTAATCGGTTCTGAGCATCCGGTGGCGGTGCAGAGCATGACCAACACCGACACCGCCAACGCCGAGGCCACCGCCATTCAAGTCGCCCAGCTCGCCCGCGCCGGGTCTGAGTTGGTGCGCGTGACGGTCAACACCCGCGAGGCCGCCGCCGCCGTGCCGGAAGTGATTTCGCGCCTCTCGGAAGTGGGCCTGAGTGTGCCGATTGTCGGCGACTTTCATTACAACGGCCATATTCTGCTGCGCGAGTTTCCTGAAACGGCGCGGCTGCTGGCCAAGTACCGCATCAACCCCGGCAACGTCGGCGCGGGCCAGCACCACGACGCCAATTTTGCCACCATGATCGAAGTCGCCAAGGAGTTTGATAAGCCGGTTCGTATCGGTGTCAACTGGGGCAGCCTCGATCAGCAGGTGTTGGCCCGCTTGATGGACGCCAATGCCAGCAAGGGTAGCCCCAAATCCGGCACCGATGTGATGATCGACGCGATGGTGGTATCGGCCCTGGAGAGCGCCCACTACGCCGAGGAACTGGGGTTGGCCCACGACAAGATCCTGATTTCGGTCAAGGTGTCCAGCGCTCCTGAGCTGTGGCAAGTCTACCGCCAGCTCGCCGCCGAGTGCGATTACCCGCTGCATCTGGGCCTGACCGAAGCGGGCATGGGCATGAAGGGGATGGTGGCGTCCAGCGTGGCCCTCGCGCCGCTACTGATGGAAGGCATCGGCGACACCATCCGGGTCAGCCTGACGCCCGAACCCGGAGCCAGCCGCAAGCTGGAAGTCGAGGTGGCCCAGCAGATTTTGCAGAGTTTGGGGATTCGGCAGTTTTTGCCGCAGGTGACGAGTTGCCCCGGCTGCGGGCGTACCACGTCTATTTTCTTTCAGGAACTCGCCCAGAAAATTCAGGACTACATCCGCGACACCATGCCGACTTGGAAGACCAAATACGCCGGGGTCGAAGAGATGCAGGTGGCCGTGATGGGCTGCATCGTCAACGGCCCCGGCGAAAGCAAGCACGCCAATATCGGGATCAGTCTGCCCGGCACTGGCGAAGATCCCCGCGCTCCGGTGTACCAAGACGGCAAACTGCTGACCACCCTGCGAGGCCCCCGCATCGCTGAGGAGTTTCAGGAACTGATGGAAGCGTATGTGGAGCGGCGGTACGGAGTGGGGGTGGAGGTCTGA
- the rimP gene encoding ribosome maturation factor RimP translates to MTTRITTQPSKTQSDNLTRIAEQALSPLGLEVLEVQLQNASGRSPILLIRIDRLDEQPVSVEDLTLGSRTIGAALDELDPIKDEYRLELESPGSKRPLLRARHFERMLGLLTRVRGDGHAFTAPIKAVDGDQVTFDVLGQDVTLSAGTFQANLAEFPAEHR, encoded by the coding sequence ATGACAACACGAATAACAACCCAGCCCAGTAAAACTCAGTCCGACAACTTAACGCGCATCGCCGAGCAGGCCCTCAGCCCACTGGGGCTGGAAGTGCTGGAAGTCCAACTTCAAAATGCTTCGGGGCGCAGTCCCATTTTGCTGATCCGAATTGACCGTTTAGACGAGCAACCGGTATCGGTAGAAGACTTGACGTTGGGCAGCCGCACCATCGGCGCAGCGCTTGACGAACTCGATCCGATCAAAGACGAGTACCGCTTGGAATTGGAATCGCCCGGCTCGAAGCGTCCGCTGCTGCGTGCCCGCCACTTTGAGCGGATGCTGGGCCTGCTGACCCGTGTGCGCGGCGACGGCCACGCTTTTACCGCGCCGATCAAGGCGGTAGACGGCGACCAAGTGACCTTTGACGTGCTGGGCCAAGACGTGACTCTGAGCGCCGGAACCTTTCAGGCCAACTTAGCCGAGTTTCCAGCGGAACACCGATAA
- the nusA gene encoding transcription termination factor NusA, translating into MTQPEVNFAEALRDVAAARNINELQLIEAFEESLAQAYKRNVEPDKRIEVHLDPDTGDLEVLVVREVVEKVDDENLQISLADALELDPDVELGMEMEFPVSSDQFSRIALQAAKQTLTQKMRETERNVVYNEYKDKEGQVINATVVRMDNKQNYFVELGSGEAIMPPREQIPGERLLNGNRVKVYLKEVRKTPKGPTILASRADERLLDYLLRQEIPEIANNVVEVKAIAREAGQRSKVAVYSNNSNVDPIGACIGHRGNRIQAVTGELGRERVDVILWDANTREFIRNALSPAKVGLIEVSNDRSEATVTVTPDQLSLAIGKGGQNVRLAAKLTGYKIDLRETQAISDLDAAMQQAMQEGEAGREVSSSQQAAFDALFRDSRSVATASPDDEGGQE; encoded by the coding sequence ATGACCCAACCAGAAGTGAATTTTGCCGAAGCGCTGCGCGACGTGGCGGCGGCCCGCAATATCAACGAGCTGCAACTGATCGAGGCCTTTGAAGAATCGCTGGCCCAGGCTTACAAGCGCAATGTCGAACCCGATAAGCGCATTGAAGTTCACCTTGATCCCGACACGGGCGACCTCGAAGTGTTGGTCGTGCGCGAAGTCGTCGAAAAAGTGGACGATGAAAACCTCCAGATTTCTTTGGCCGACGCCCTAGAACTCGATCCTGACGTGGAACTCGGCATGGAAATGGAGTTTCCAGTCAGCAGCGATCAGTTCAGCCGCATCGCCCTGCAAGCCGCCAAGCAGACCCTGACCCAAAAAATGCGCGAAACCGAGCGCAACGTGGTCTACAACGAATACAAAGACAAAGAAGGCCAAGTCATCAATGCGACGGTGGTCAGAATGGACAACAAGCAAAATTACTTCGTCGAACTCGGTTCCGGCGAAGCGATTATGCCGCCCCGCGAGCAGATCCCCGGCGAACGGCTGCTCAACGGCAACCGCGTCAAGGTCTACCTCAAAGAAGTCCGCAAGACGCCCAAAGGCCCCACCATCTTGGCCAGCCGCGCCGACGAGAGACTGCTCGATTACCTGCTGCGCCAGGAAATTCCCGAGATTGCCAACAATGTCGTGGAAGTCAAAGCGATTGCCCGCGAAGCCGGTCAGCGCAGCAAAGTGGCGGTCTACAGCAACAATTCCAACGTCGATCCGATCGGGGCCTGCATCGGGCACCGGGGCAACCGCATTCAGGCGGTCACCGGCGAGTTAGGCCGCGAGCGGGTGGACGTGATTTTGTGGGACGCCAACACCCGCGAATTTATCCGAAACGCACTCTCGCCGGCCAAAGTGGGCCTGATTGAGGTCAGCAATGACCGCAGCGAGGCCACCGTAACCGTCACGCCGGATCAGCTCTCGCTGGCAATCGGTAAGGGTGGGCAAAACGTGCGGCTGGCCGCCAAGTTAACTGGCTACAAAATCGATCTGCGCGAAACGCAGGCGATCAGCGACCTCGACGCGGCCATGCAGCAGGCCATGCAAGAAGGCGAAGCGGGCCGAGAGGTCAGCAGCAGCCAGCAAGCCGCTTTCGATGCGCTGTTTCGTGACAGCCGCTCGGTGGCCACCGCCTCGCCTGACGACGAGGGCGGACAGGAGTAA
- a CDS encoding YlxR family protein yields the protein MNVPASVQFTTAPSAARHVPERSCVACRKKRPQGEFVRLIHTTAGWTLAGKHKTGQLQSGRGAYVCADTPSCWAEKRLRRAFGAQAASLSLLLQTQLHPQPQEIHPANL from the coding sequence GTGAACGTGCCCGCCAGCGTCCAATTCACCACTGCCCCATCAGCCGCCCGGCACGTGCCGGAGCGTAGTTGCGTGGCCTGCCGCAAAAAGCGCCCTCAGGGCGAGTTCGTGCGGCTGATTCACACAACGGCGGGCTGGACGCTGGCGGGCAAGCACAAAACAGGCCAGCTCCAATCGGGCCGGGGCGCTTACGTCTGCGCGGATACGCCGAGCTGCTGGGCCGAAAAGCGGCTGAGGCGGGCCTTCGGCGCTCAAGCGGCCAGCCTTAGCCTTCTCCTTCAAACCCAATTACATCCTCAACCTCAAGAAATTCACCCAGCGAATCTATGA
- the infB gene encoding translation initiation factor IF-2, producing the protein MSKVRIYTLAKDLSVDNNKMLAMLDDLGVQYKSVSSTLEEDIVETIKGLVAAEQGEGAPTTENASGEPASEKTASHAEAAAPTAAVAVAERPAENGSAAQTGLPTRAPVVTIMGHVDHGKTSLLDYIRKTKVAAKEAGGITQHVGAFEAQTSKGKIVFIDTPGHEAFTTIRARGANVADIAIIVVAADDSIMPQTREAVAHAQAAKIPLIVAINKMDLPQADVERVKTDLTQLNLVPEEYGGDTVVVPVSAKTGEGIEDLLEYISLTAELEDLRADPKGEFAGVIIESKVDKQAGVLATVMVQEGTLHVSDFLVVGENYGKIKAMTDTVGGRIKEAGPSTPVQVLGFSDNPSSGDKVQSAKNEHQAREIIAARVQKRRDEEEQGKRRKMTLEEMMGPLGEIRTVNLILRADTQGSLEALQGILARKESDDVKINVMLSGIGAPTEGDVLLASTAEATILCFSVVPSGSVKKVADQKSVDLKSFRIIYELIDEVDRLIKGNVEPVFEEKYLGRAEVRMVISHPRSGNIAGSYITDGSFKRNAKAKVTRGKQVVYEGTIVGLKRFKDDVREVQQGYECGINLDWNEVIIGDIIEASEMVEVEQ; encoded by the coding sequence ATGTCAAAAGTCCGAATTTATACCCTTGCCAAAGACCTCAGCGTGGACAACAACAAAATGCTGGCCATGCTCGACGACTTAGGCGTGCAGTACAAAAGCGTCAGCAGCACCCTCGAAGAAGACATCGTGGAAACGATTAAAGGCTTGGTGGCCGCAGAGCAGGGCGAAGGCGCACCCACCACTGAGAACGCCAGCGGCGAGCCTGCTTCCGAAAAAACCGCGTCTCACGCTGAGGCGGCAGCTCCCACAGCAGCGGTGGCCGTCGCTGAGCGGCCCGCCGAGAACGGCTCAGCGGCCCAAACTGGCCTTCCCACCCGCGCCCCTGTGGTGACCATCATGGGCCACGTGGATCACGGCAAGACTTCTTTGCTCGACTACATCCGCAAGACCAAGGTGGCGGCCAAAGAAGCCGGCGGCATCACCCAGCACGTCGGAGCCTTCGAAGCCCAGACCAGCAAAGGCAAGATCGTCTTTATCGACACGCCGGGTCACGAAGCCTTCACGACCATCCGCGCCCGCGGAGCCAACGTCGCCGACATCGCCATCATTGTGGTGGCCGCCGACGACTCGATCATGCCGCAGACCCGCGAGGCCGTGGCGCACGCCCAGGCTGCCAAAATTCCCCTGATCGTGGCGATCAACAAGATGGACTTGCCGCAGGCCGATGTGGAGCGGGTCAAGACCGATCTGACCCAGCTCAATTTGGTGCCGGAGGAGTACGGCGGCGACACGGTGGTCGTGCCGGTCAGCGCCAAAACTGGCGAGGGCATTGAAGACTTGCTGGAATACATCTCGCTGACGGCCGAACTCGAAGACCTGCGGGCCGATCCCAAAGGCGAGTTCGCGGGCGTCATCATCGAGAGCAAGGTCGATAAGCAGGCTGGCGTGCTGGCCACCGTGATGGTTCAGGAAGGCACACTGCACGTCAGCGACTTCTTGGTGGTGGGCGAGAACTACGGCAAGATCAAGGCCATGACCGATACGGTCGGCGGGCGCATCAAGGAAGCTGGGCCTTCGACGCCGGTGCAGGTGCTGGGCTTTTCCGACAACCCCAGCAGCGGCGACAAGGTGCAGAGCGCCAAGAACGAGCATCAGGCCCGCGAAATCATCGCCGCCCGCGTGCAAAAGCGCCGCGACGAAGAAGAACAGGGCAAGCGCCGCAAGATGACCCTTGAAGAAATGATGGGGCCGCTCGGTGAGATCCGCACCGTCAACTTGATTTTGCGGGCCGACACGCAGGGTAGCTTGGAAGCTTTGCAGGGCATTTTGGCCCGCAAGGAAAGCGACGACGTCAAGATCAATGTGATGCTCTCGGGCATCGGTGCGCCCACCGAAGGCGACGTGCTGCTGGCCTCCACTGCCGAGGCGACCATCTTGTGCTTCAGCGTGGTGCCGTCGGGCAGCGTCAAGAAAGTGGCGGATCAAAAGAGCGTCGACCTTAAGAGCTTCCGGATTATTTACGAATTGATCGACGAAGTGGATCGCCTGATCAAGGGCAACGTCGAACCCGTCTTCGAGGAGAAGTATCTGGGCCGCGCCGAAGTGCGGATGGTCATCAGCCACCCCCGCAGCGGCAACATCGCCGGGTCGTACATCACCGACGGCTCGTTCAAGCGCAACGCCAAAGCCAAAGTCACGCGCGGCAAGCAGGTCGTGTACGAAGGCACCATCGTGGGCCTCAAGCGCTTCAAGGACGACGTGCGCGAAGTGCAGCAGGGCTACGAGTGCGGTATCAACCTCGACTGGAATGAAGTCATCATCGGCGACATCATCGAAGCCAGCGAAATGGTGGAAGTCGAGCAGTAA
- a CDS encoding pyridoxamine 5'-phosphate oxidase family protein: protein MPTKTLADLAKSMKDIDIAMVSTHTEGGEIAGRPMSNNGQVEYDGTPYYFTYDKSRTVADIRKNAKVSLAFQGTKAFLVAVEGEALLIQDKTEMKKHWTPDLDHWFKDGIDSEGLVMIQVDATRIHYWDGEDDGEVKL from the coding sequence ATGCCTACTAAAACCTTAGCCGACCTCGCCAAATCTATGAAGGACATTGACATCGCCATGGTCTCAACACATACCGAAGGCGGTGAAATTGCTGGACGCCCCATGAGCAACAACGGCCAAGTGGAATATGATGGCACTCCGTATTACTTTACCTATGACAAATCGCGCACGGTAGCAGACATTCGGAAGAATGCCAAAGTCTCGCTGGCTTTTCAGGGCACGAAGGCTTTTTTGGTGGCCGTCGAAGGTGAAGCCTTGCTTATTCAGGACAAAACCGAAATGAAAAAACACTGGACGCCTGATCTGGATCACTGGTTCAAAGATGGAATCGATTCTGAAGGACTGGTGATGATTCAGGTAGACGCCACCCGCATTCATTACTGGGACGGCGAGGACGACGGCGAAGTCAAACTCTGA